The window CTTAGTTTCCAACAACAACTGTGAAACCACATAAGCTGATGTGATATAAACAAAATTATCCAGAAATAAGAGACGTAACTTAATCTTCATCTTGAAGAGAGGAAAAGCAACTTTGGTATGTGGAAACTAGTGTTAGATTATTCTCTTGAAACTAACCCCCCACTAACATCAAAAGAACACAGCACACCCTTTTTTGCATTTCCCACTTTTTAGAGCAATTCCGAGATAGCAGAAACACCGTGCCATGGACTTCTTTTTGGTCCTCCAAGGACTTAAATCAGCAAAAAATTTTAGATAGGGAATTCCAAGGAAGAAGATTCAATATCAAAGACTGATAACACTAGTAACACTCTTGGCATTTAATGCAAAATTTAGATCGTAGATACAATAAGATGAAGCACAGGTTTACTGCATCAAAGACCAGGAAAGGCAGCCTTCTATCGTTTACTTCCAGCTTTATTCTAGAGCACTTTGGCATCAGAGTTCCATGACATCCAGCTTGTTCTGAGAAGGCCATTCTAAGATTAAGCTATCACCTAAGCAGGCTCCTGATGATCGCGGCTTGAGCACTGTTAATGTCGTTGTTGGCAAGCAACTCGGAGAGCCTCTCGCTCAGGTCGTCCACCTCCCGGTGCAAGCTCCGGATGTAGTTGCAGGTATCCTGCAGGACTTTGGCTGCTGACACCTGCACCATCGATCCAAAACCCTAGTTCGTCACCTCTAGAtcaactgtgtcaaagtgttacttATGGCAATGAGCATGGAGAAGCGCGAGTGTTACCCTGTCGGTGCTGCGAAGATGGGCCTCGGGGAGCACAGCTTGCAACTTCGTCAGCAGATCATTGATCTGCTCGTCGGTGATCCTCGACGAGCTCATCTGCCTTGACCGAGACCTCCTGCTCGACATCCTTCCTGGTGAATGCGTCTCTTGATGCAATGCAGGTCGACCCAAGAAAGCTTGTGAAGGTGTTCTTGTTACGGGGAGGCCAGACACAGTTTGTAAGAACAAGAGAAGATAATGGAGTTCAGGGATGGAAGAAGAGGGCGGAGACAAGCTTATGGGAGAAAGAAATGGCAAGAGGTGGCATTTAAATAGGGAAGCGAGAGAGAAGATGACATCCAGGGGAGACGACTCTTTGTGTGCC of the Musa acuminata AAA Group cultivar baxijiao chromosome BXJ3-2, Cavendish_Baxijiao_AAA, whole genome shotgun sequence genome contains:
- the LOC135630959 gene encoding transcription factor ILI6-like; this encodes MSSRRSRSRQMSSSRITDEQINDLLTKLQAVLPEAHLRSTDRVSAAKVLQDTCNYIRSLHREVDDLSERLSELLANNDINSAQAAIIRSLLR